A stretch of DNA from Columba livia isolate bColLiv1 breed racing homer chromosome 11, bColLiv1.pat.W.v2, whole genome shotgun sequence:
CTGCGCGAGCCGAGCCCAGCCGAGTCGGGCCGGACCGAGCCGAACCGCCTCGGGTGGAGCCGGAGCCGAACCGAACCGAACCGAACCgcagccgagccgagccgagccgagccgggctgggccgggccggtCATGCAGCTGCCGCAGGTGCCggcgccggggccgcggccgcccGTGCTGTGGGTACCCGCCGGGTCCAAGATCCTCTGCATCGAGGTAGGGCCCCGCCTTTGTCTGCCGCggctcggcccggcccggggcgtCCGCGGGGTGCGGGGGTCTGCACTGGGGGGAGGTTTGCGTGATGGTGAGGGGGTGTATCCACACCCAGGGATGCGGGGTGTTGCTGGGGAGGGTGTATCTGCACACAAGAGTGAGGGGGTGTTGGCAAGGGGGGCTATTTGCACGCAGGGATGGGGGTGTGAATGGCTGTGTCGGTGAGGAGGGTGCACCTGCACCCACGGGTGGGGGTGTTGCTGAGGAGGGTGGATCTGCACCCACGGGTGATAGGGTGCTGCTGAGGAGGGTGGATCTGCACCCAGGGGTGGGGGGTGTTGGCAGGGGGTGTCTGTGCACCCCAGGCTGCCGTGTGATGATGAGCAGGGTGTATTTGCCAGCAGGTCTGGGGTGTGCACACGCCCGTGTGGGTGAAGAGGGTGTATCTGCACCCGGGGCCGGGTTGTGTGGTTGTGCGTTGGCTGCAGGGTGTGTTTTTCCACCCTGGGTCTGTGTGTCTGCTCGCAGGTGTgcgtggggctgtgctgggggggctggcaggggtggGTGGGCCCACCCTGGGTGGTGGTGGGTGTGTAGGTGAAGACGGTGTATCTGCACCCCGGGTGTTTGTGTGTACGGGTGTTGCATGGGCACCCACATTGTCAGGGCCTGGTgggggggctggctgggtgtctgTGGGCGGTGGTGTCCGTCTGTCTGCACAGGGCCGTCGGGTGCCCACCCTGTGGCCgtgatggggaaactgaggcaaggGGCGTCATGTCCCTGCCCAGCAGGGGTGGCGGTGCCGACTGTGCGCCCGCGGTTGTGTCCCTGTGGTGGTGCGGGGTGCATAGCCGTGGGTGCTGTGCGGGTGTGTGGGTGTGAGGATGATGTGCGGGTGTCGGGGTGTTGTGTGTGGGTGTACCCGGGGCTGGGTGTGCAGTCGtgctggggtgtgtgtgtgtctgtgtgtgggtGCGAGTGTGTGGCTGTGTAGGTGTGCGGTTGTGTGGGGGGGTGGCAGATGCTGTGGGGCTGTATGGGACGCGTGGTTGTGTGTGCAGGGTGGTTGTGGAGCGGTGTGACTGTGCCCAGGCCATCTCGTGTCCCCCAGGGCTTGGCAGGGTGTTCCTGCGATGGGTGGCTGCCTGTACCCCAGCGCCTGTTTCCCTGCAGCAGGGGTTGGCTGCCTGGGGACCCCTAGGGTGATGGGGACACTAGGTTACCATGGGCACCCGTGTCACCTGGCACCTCCGTCTCAGCTCATTCGGATGCATGGTGGTTTGTTGGCTCCTCCGGCTGTTGGGTGCAAGGAGGGTGACACCAAGGAAGGAGCGATGGCCAGAAGTGACCCTGTGCCCTGGGGCTGGCTCTCCTCAATGCCCCATTGGGCGCTCCTGATTTGGGTGACAGTGCCCGAGGCGGTTTGGCAACCGGTGGTGACCCCCTGGGGCTGTAGCACCCGGGTGGTTTGgctgtggggctctatggggcaccCACGGGTACTGGGACACCCCAGGCAGGTTCTCCTGTGACCCTGGGGCATGCAAGGATGTGTGTGTGGGACATGGGTGTGAATTAGGGGGTGGGTGACTTTGTGGGCACTGAACACCCCGTTGTGGGTGTGGGGTGATACCAGGGGTGCCAAAACCCCTGTTTTGGGGTGTCCGGAGGCCGGAGCGGTTTCTCCCCAGGGTAGGTTAGCCAGTCCCTGAGGCCTGACATTTATAAACATCAGCTGCTCCCGGAGAATCAATACGGTTTAATAACCGGCGAGCGGAGACGGGAGACACATCAAAATGACACTCTGCGGCTCCGTAAATGTTATTCTAAATCATCCTCGCCGGGTTTATTACATTAAACATACAGCAGCGGGCACGGGAAATTTATTCCATCAAAGGCCATCACGCTGGCAAATGGGACTGGTGGgtttgcgggggggggggcagcccccccacccccaaaaacaGGGTCCCTCCTCCTGGTCACGACAAGATGAGGGGGATGTTGGTCCCAGGGGTCTCCGTGCTGGGTTTGGGCTGAGCTGGCTCCTGCCATGGCGCAGGGGTTGGGGTGGATGTTTGGGTGACACGATGGGTGACGCGAGGGCAGGCAGGTGGCCCTGCGTCCCTCGGTGTCACCTCCCGGCTCCTGAGGACCTGGTCCCCTCCCCGGAGCATCCCTGGCTCGGTGCTGACATTTCTCCTTGCGTTTCCCTGGAGACGAGGCAGTTGCTGTGGAAAcctccctcctcttcttccttcaccatcctcatcctcaccccGGAGCGAGGGGGGCTGGAAACTGGTGTTGCCCCCACCCACCCCCTAGATTTGGGGGTGCGCAGGAGTCACCCCGGGGTGTGGGTCCACGCCCGCGCGTGTCTCCATGTCCCTGTGCGCGCACACCCGCCTCATCATGCGTGACATCCCGCCGTTGCCGTGACGACCCCATCGAGCACATGGCTCGGGCGCCGCAGCATCGCGGGGGGAAGCACGCTTGTTGCCGTGGAAACGGCCATAATTGTAGCGTTTTTCGgctaaaagaggggaaaaaaggagggggagagaggaggagaaatggcTCCGTGGGGCAGCGGGCCAGAGACGTCAGCACCGGcccggcgtgtcctgccgcacACCCGTCTCACGCCTGTAGGTACACACGCATGGCAGGAGGCCGAAATTGGGTGAGAATTGGGAAAAACGGAGAGTGAtggcagtgctgctggaggggcCAGGGCTGGCCGGGCGCTGCTGCCGCCTCTGCAGCCCTTTGCAGTCCAGGAACGCGGGCGGGCGGCCAGCGGTGGCACCGGGTACCCCTTGTTCCCCACGGAAAGGGTCCGGCGGGGGTGCAGGACCAGCTCTGACCTCCCTCCCCCTTGTGTGTTGCAGATGAACCGCCCCATCCAGGTGAAGCCGGCCGACAGCGAGGGCCGAGGAGGTAGGTCCCCCCTTCCCCGGCCGCCTCGCgtgggcagggggtgcagggccACCCAGGGGATGATGGGGGACGCAGCGGCATCGCAAGGGCTGTGGCGGGGAGGTTGGTTTGCGGAGACAAGGAGCTGCCTGCGCCGGTGGCACCTGAACGTGAGCGCAGAGCAAAGGTGGTGGCGGCTCTCCCTGCCCAGCCGGGCCTGACATCATGCTCAGAATGTTGTGATGTCATTCTGAGAACATCGTGACATCACGCTGACAACGTCATGACATCACGCCGAGAAAGTCCCGATGTCACCCCGATAGCATCCTGCCGTCACGCCAGGCAGAGCGCCTGTCAAGCCGTTCTCCGCCAGCCCCTTCGTCAACCGAACAACCTAGTTACCATCCCGGCGCTGCCTGTGGGGACCCCGGCGCGTTGGGGTGCAGGAGGTGGCCGCATGTGGCCTCAGTCCCCCAAATTCCCCGTGGGGATTTGCTGCTCGCAAGGCTGCGGTGATAATTTGGGTGAAACTGCAAGAATCAGATCAAACCGGCGGTGCTGCCAGGACGTGCGGCACCTCGCGGGGCCGCGTGTGCTCGGCCGGGGTGAATATCCCCCTTTTCCAAACACGTTATTCACCGCAGCGCAAGCCGGTCCTGGCACGTCCCAGAGGGACACGGCAAATAAATTACCCACTTACTGAGCGTAATTGGTGAAGGATTAAAAATCAATGGGCGAGCTCGGGCGCCCGGCTCCGGCCCCCTGGCCCGGGAGGCGACGCTCACCCGCCGAACCCGCTCTCCCGGCCGCCTGAGCCGGGAGATGGTTTATGTTTAACTAGACAACGCACCAGCCCTATTCCCTTAACTAATTTTCCCGGTACCTTAACGGACAGAGCATTAATCGTCTCCtgccattatttatttatttccccagcAACGCTCCTGACAGGGGCaccttattttctttgtcaAATGCCATTAGCGCGCGGCAGGAGCGCGCAGCCGCGCAAGACAGATGCTGGTAATAATCATGAAATTCTCATTATTTACTCTCCCTTCTCTCGTGTTGGGGTTATTTATGTCCCCTGGGCACGGCCGGAGGCTGCGGTTTATTCTGCGAGTCGATCGTACCGAGGCGATCGCCACTGATTTTTGTGGGCTCCCTTTGTTTGCCGGGGGAGCCGGTTCCTCCAGACCTGGGAAAATCCCCAGCTCCGGTCCCTCAAGCGGGAACCGGCTCTTCCCAAGTGATTTCCCTGCAGGAGAGGTTCTCCCACCCCGAGCGTTTTGTCGGATGGAGGTGATGAACCCCGCGCGCTCGCCGCCGGGGCGGCACcgctccctccttcccctccccgcgCCGTTCGCAAACCGGGGCCGGTGGGGGACATCCCGCTCTCCGACCGGCTcggttttgttttcagaagacaGGAAGCTCTTtgtggggatgctggggaagcagcagagcGAGGATGACGTCCGGCGCCTCTTTGAGCCCTTTGGCCAGATTGAGGAGTGCACCATCCTGCGAGGCCCCGACGGAGCCAGCAAaggtgggttttggggagctgggggagcaCCCCATGGCTGCCGGCACCCGTGGGGACGTGGTAATGGCCGTTTGGGCAGCGCAGGGTGCCGCAGCAGCCGAATCCAAGCTCTCCCACGTCCCCTCTCTGCCCTCAGGTTGTGCCTTTGTGAAGTACGGCAGCCACGCCGAGGCGCAGGCGGCCATCACCAGCCTGCACGGCAGCCAGACCATGCCGGTGAGTGCCAGGCCCTGCCCCGCGCAACCCCGTGCTGCCCGCCTAATCCAATCACCGGCTAATTTGATCCTCTAATTGGATCAAAATCCTGCAGCCCGGCAATTTGTTGGCTGCATCACCCCGAGGTTCGTCCTCGCCAGGGTGGGTGCGCGGGGCTAATTCCCCCCGCGCTGGAGAAAGGGGCTGCTTAATTAACGTTGAAGGTCAGAATTGTGAACgaggagggggaaaaggaaacagaggTCAGGGAGCCGCCGCcagggagaaaaaacagctaTAATTAAACCTTGCATCGATTGCTGGTCGCTGCTGCCAAACcggcagcatccccagggctgaggatgctgcagcagctgagagccaGCGCGTCCCTCCCCAGAACGGGGGGACATTTGGGGTGCCCCCATCAGCCTCATCTTCCCCCAAATCTCAGGGCGCCTCGTCCAGCCTGGTGGTGAAGTTTGCGGACACGGATAAGGAGAGGACCCTGCGGCGGATGCATCAGATGGCCGGGCAGCTGGGCATCTTCAACCCCATGACCATCCAGTTCGGCGCCTACGGGGCCTACACGCAAGCGGTAGGAGCGGGCGcagctgggacctggggggtttggggagccCCGTGTTTGCGGGGAAGCCGGTTTTGCCTGTGAAAGCCCCCATGGGATTGTAGCACTGCCAGTCAGGGTTGGTTTGTCCCAATTTGGGGACACAACAGAGGGATTCACCTCCTGAGGTGGGGGCAGCGTGGCTGGAGGGTGCATCCATCCCAAATATTTTACTGTCACCTACACCTCGTCATATTTTAGTGTCCCCATCTGGGGACACAACAGAGGGATTCCCCACCGAGGTGCGGGTGGTGTGGCTGGAGGGTGCATCCATTCCAAATATTTTAGCGTCACCTCGTCCTGTCCCCGCGTCCGGCAGCGGGTGGTGTTCGTCCCTCGGAGCGCGGGTGCTGATTTATCCTCCCCGCCTCTcgctccctttccccttttcccctgtTTTGTCCCCTTCAGATCATGCAGCAGCAGGCGGCCCTGATGGCAGCAGCGCAGGGGACCTGCCTGAACCCCATGGCCGCCATTGCCGCTGCCCAGATGCAGCAGATGGCCGCCTTCAATGTCAGCGGGCTGGTGGCCGCCCCCCTCACCCCCTCTTCAGGTACCACCCCTCTGTTTTCCCCCCATCCTGCTCACCATCCTCACGGGGGTTGTTTCCAGCGCTGACACCCCCCCCGTCCCGCAGGTACGAGCACCCCCCCCGGCATCAGCACGGCGCCGGTGCCCAGCATCGCAGCGCCCATCGGGGTGAACGGCTTCAGCCCGCTGCCACCGCAGAGCAACGGGCAGCCCGCCTCCGAGCCCATCTACACCAACGGCATCCACCCCTACCCAGGTAGCCCCCCTCGCAGCCCCCCAGGGGGTCCCCCAAACCCACATTGGGGCTGGGAGAGCGCAGCAGGCTCCCCATTGAAATCCCTCCTCTCGTAGCATAGCTGGTGCGCTCGGCTCCCATGGAATGAAACGGGGGGAGCAGCTCTGCGCCCCCGCAGCGGCGCCCTCCCTCATCCCCGCGTTTCTCCTCCTGATTTTCCTCCTCCCGTCTTTTCTCTTCCCAGCTCAAAGCCCCACGGTGGCGGATCCCCTCCAGCAAGCCTACGCGGGCATGCAGCACTATGCAGGTCTCCAGCTTCGCTTTGCaccttcttccctctctcccctctttGCTCCTCACTCTTATTTTTCTGGGGGGGAACTGAACATCACTTTGGGGTTGAACCGCAGGACTGGGGCACAGATTAACGTGGTGAGCACGGTGCTGTCCCCTGGCAGGAGCTTCGGGGCAGCGGTCGTTTAGTTAGGAGCGCTAACAGCCATTTTCAGCTTTGCAATAGAAAATCAAGTTTTGCACCccaaatttgtttttttcaaccAAAAGTGCTGGATTTCCTCAACCTTGAGGCTGTGCTGCCAACACCCCTCCTGGGAGAGCCCTTCCCACATCCCCGGGTTTTTGGGAGGCTGGGGCCTTGCAGGGGTGGGAGGGACAGAGCCAGCAGCCCCGGGGGCGGGAGAGCCACCTCCACGGAGGGTGACGACGGGGACATCCCCGTCCCCAGCCCTTCCCGGGGGTCTCAGCCCCGCGTTTCTCTCTCCCAGCAGCGTATCCCGCCGCCTATGCGCCCATCAGCCAAGCCTTCCCCCAGCAAGCGCCCATCATCCCGCAGCAGCAGCGAGAAGGTGAGGGGTTGTGGGGGTGACCCGGCGGCTCCTCGCTGCCCGCCCGGGGTGTCCCCCGCCTCGCGGCTGACGTCCGGCTGTCCTTTGTGTGTCACCCAGGTCCCGAAGGCTGTAACCTGTTTATTTATCACCTgccccaggagttcggggacgCGGAGCTCACGCAGatgttcttgcctttcggcaaTGTCATCTCTGCCAAAGTCTTTGTGGACCGTGCCACCAACCAGAGCAAGTGCTTTGGTGAGTCCCGCTGGGTGGCTGTCCCCGATGTCCCATCTCGagggtctgtctgtccctgatgtcccaTTTTGAGGGTCCGTCTGTTTCTGAAGGCCCAGCCCGGGGCTCCAACGTGCTGGATCAacttgtctgtctgtcccaggGCAGTTTTTTTCCCACACCGTGCCAGGACAGAAGGACGTACCTTCCtactgtcccctgtgtccccagcccagcctggagaGGACTGGCCACCACTTGTCACCCCCATATCTGCTCACATCGCCAAGTGCCACCGCTTCCACCAGACCTGTCACCATAGTGTCTCGGTAGCCCTTGTCACCTTGGTGGCCCCACAAATCACAtcaccctggtgtccccagacCTTGTCGCCCTGGTGTCAGCATCGATCTGCAAACCCTGTCATCCAGGTGTCCCCTGAGCCCACAGATCCTGGTGTCCCCACCGTCCTGCTCACCttggtgtccctgtcactttcATAGACCCTgtcaccccagtgtccccacaaATCCCATCACCTTAGTGTCCGTGCAGACCAATCCAGTGTCCCTGTGGACCCTCTGGTGTCCTCACAGGTCCTGTCACCTCGATGTCGCTGCAGACCCTCGTGTCCCCAAAGGTGCCATCATCCCATCACCTTGGGGCTCCACCTGAGGCTGCCCACAGGAGCATCCTATGGGATTTCCATAATTTTGAGGCACAGCAGCAACTTGGGATGCTGATGGTGACAAGCTCCTCTGTCgccctgtcccttgtccccaggtTTCGTCAGTTTTGACAATCCGACGAGCGCTCAGGCAGCCATTCAGGCCATGAACGGCTTCCAGATCGGCATGAAGAGGCTAAAAGTCCAGCTAAAGCGGCCAAAAGATGCCAACAGGCCCTACTGACCCCTGCTGCGCTGCGGAGAGGTGAGCGGGGATGGAGGGGACCCTGTGGCTGGCCCCTGGGCTGGCCCGAGGCAGCAAAGGGGACGCGTGTTGCCAAGAAACGTCCTCAAGTGTGTGTGGAAGTTTCTGTGCCCGGGAGCTCTGCGAGTGTGGTTCAAACTGGGGATTGGGTCCCTAcatcccttccttccctccatccttttgtccctccctccctctctctgtccctctctccATCCCTTTCTCCCTCCGTCCCTTCCCTTCTGTCCTTCCCtccgtcccttttcccttcccttcccttcccttcccttcccttcccttcccttcccttcccttcccttcccttcccttcccttcccttcccttcccttcccttcccttcccttcccttcccttcccttcccttcccttcccttcccttcccttcccttcccttcccttcccttcccttcccttcccttcccttcccttcccttcccttcccttcccttcccttcccttcccttccctttttccctcctgtccttccctccatccctcccctctgctccgTCCTTTTCAttcatcccttccctccatcccttcctgtctgtccttccctccatcccttcctgtctgtccttccctccatcccttcctgtctgtcctttcctccatcccttcctgtctgtcctttcctccatcccttcctgtctgtcctttcctccatcccttcctgtctgtcctttcctccatcccttcctgtctgtccttccctccatcccttcctgtctgtccttccctccatcccttcctgtctgtcctttcctccatcccttcctgtctgtcctttcctccatcccttcctgtctgtcctttcctccatcccttcctgtctgtccttccctccatcccttcTCTTCTGTCCTTCCCTCCATCCATTACCTCCGTccctttttttgtcctttccctctgtccttccctccatccttccctctctttcctccatcccttcctctGTCCCTCCGTCtgtcctttccctcccttccctcctccatcCCAGCACCCAGACCCAGTCCCACTCCCACAGCAGGGTCTGGGAGTCCCTCTCACGGCCCCGTCGCTGTTTTGCAGGTCGAGGGTCCCTCTCACGGCCCCGTCGCTGTTTTGCAGGTCGGGCGTCCCGCGGTGTCTGACGACTTTCCCCTTCCCCACGTGCAGTATCCAACCCTGTAACTCTCTTTCTTTGCACCGCGTCccggaggaggaagaggaggagagagcagtgAAGAAGAGAGCCGTTCTGGTCGTAGCTTTCCTTTTTTGATTtacttttgaaacatttttgtcCCGAACCGGTCTTGTTTGTTACCCAACGGGAACGAGAGAGCGAGGAGGAGAGCGATGTGACACCGGGACTGAGATTGGCCACCGGGACTCACCGAATCCCTCACCGGGAGAAGGGAGCGCGGCTCTGGGCAGCCGGGATACGATTaccttggggtttttttgtgtcttttttttaatttaaagcactCATTTGCTGCTACCGATTTCCCAGGAGAAACGAGGATAAAAGAGGCTCCAAACGGATTCTTAAACCAAAGCTGGTGAGACGGGACCAGCCTCGGGCGCTTCACCTGGAGGATGCTTGtttggaaggaaaggaagaaaaggaaacagcaagATTTTAATTTTCCCCGCgttgggaaagaaaacaaaaggctcAAAGGATGTTGGACTTATAGAAGATAtatataaataagtaaatatatatatatatatcccatGGAGCAGGGCAGCGGGACACGCGCTTCCCCTGCTTGTCACTGGCACAGGGACATAGGATTACTTGTTTCAGAGTCATATCATTCCTTAGAGTTTAGGGACCAAAGGActattgctttttttaaatatatctataaataaattaatttaaaaaaaaacaacaacaaaaaaacaacaaaaaaaaaacctaaataaaaacaaaacacacacacacaaaaaaaaaatgggaagaaagagaagaaaaaaaccaaacgaATTTAAAAGGTTGAGAAGAAAAAACCTCGGGCGTTAAGAGGTTTCCTAGAGGGCTCGGTTTCGGGGGGCTCAAGGGCTCGGTTTTGGGGATAGGGGGGTTGAGGGGGGTTTTCGGGGGTGCGgcggctcccccagccccgcggccCAGGCGGGGGACTCACGCTGGTCACAGAAACCCCTCGGTCGCTGCCGCGAGGGGGCGAAGCGATTGCGGTTCTTGGCGTTTTCGGTcgggtttgggggggttttttggggctttattttttttttttcagccaaaaaaagaaaaaaaagagaaaaaaataagagaaaaaaaaaaataatgtgaggTTTCGGCAGAAACGAAGCGAAGCGAAATAAACTTATTTTGTCAAAATCGTCACCTTGGTTGGTTCTTTGGAGCAATATCCGCCGCCTCCCACCGCCCGGGTCCTCCCGAACATCCGCTGGGAATTTGGTGAAGCCAAGAGAGCAGTGTGggcttctctttttatttgttttcttccaaaaattGCCCTTTTCTAGAGGATTTTACCGGAGGAACTTTGGCTGTTCCCTCCGCTGTGTCCCCCATGAACGTCCCTTTGCGCCCAACCCGCTGGCGAGCGGCTGCAGTGAAGCATCGTGAttcatttctttgtatttaaagaaggggggaaaagccccaaaacccacaaatgGAAGCAAAATAACGGGGTAGCTGGcagggtgggtgctggggggttgGGTTTGGGTGGCCTTGGGAACAGCTGGAGCCTGGGGTCCCCCCAAGGGCTGAGGTGACGCCCCCTGGTGTGACAAGCCCGTTGGGTCTCAGCCAGCCACTCTACCTAAACAGGGACGTTTTTGAAGTtgatttttaattctctttatAAATCCTGGTTGAAAGTGACGCCCAAGGCAGCAAAATGCTGCTTTGGGGTATTTTGTTACTTGTTGGACCCTTGAGCCCCTCCAAGGGATCCCGGTGTtccctgggtcccctccccgggCACCTTAGGGCTGATATTTCACTGCGGCAGCCTCAACCGAGCGGGGACCCCCAGGAGTGGGGGCCACCTCACTGCCCCTGTCACCTCCACACCCCCCAGGGCGGTTCGAACACTTTAACTCCACCGACACAggttcattttctctttttttctttttctcgggtttgttttttgcttcGGTTTCTCGTCGTCGATAAAAACGCCGTCGCTTGCCAATGCCAGGAGGGGCGGCCGCCGGCCCTGCCAGCCCCTTCTCCACGGGGTTGGGGACACCGGGGATGGGACGGGGAGGGGACAAGGGACCGCTAAACCCGTCTGCTGCTCGCTTGACGCTTATGGACAGTGCGGAGCCACGGGCGTTGGCCCCATCTGCCTGCCCAGGAGGCTCCAAACCCGCTCGTCCTTCCCCAGCCTCACCGGGGGTCTTCGCTCAGCACCCGGGGGGGGTCCCCGCAGCCGCTCAGTTTGTGTACACCTGAGTCCCGATCACACGCATGATCTCCTTCTGGATTTTGGGGTCCTGAGTATTGATATTGGCATCTCCCACTTGGCCATCTTCGTACCTGCAAGGGGAGAAGCGGGGGTGagggggtgtcccgggggggTTCCCGGGGGTGCCGGCGCAGTGGGGACTCACACAAAGAAGAAGCGGGTGCAGACGTGGTCCGAGACGGGGCAGACCCAGATGTTACCGTGTTTCTGCAGGTCCTTGGAGGTGATGACTGCCGGGGGAAGGGGCTGTTGGACAGGGGGAACCCTCCCTCCCTGGGAAAGCCAAGGGTCCCCCCAGGGTGCCCCCACCCCTCTCCGTCCCCCCAGTGTGTCCCTGCACCTTCGCAAAGCGCGATGCAGTTCAGGTTGCGGCTCTGGAGGAAGCGGGACTGGATGGAGCGGGTCTGCGGGGAGAGCAGCCGGCGTTACCCGCGGgggccgtgtccctgtcccccccggCCCGCGGTGTCCCCCGGCCTGTCACCTGCGGGATTGTGTTCATCCGGTTGTACCTCTGCACCAGCTCGTCCTTCGAAGGCATCCGGTGCTGCCCTTTCCCCATCCCTGCGGAGGAGACAGGTGGCGGCTGTCAGACCCCAGCagagatggggacacacagggacacatgCCACAGATGGGGACGGCCACTCCGGGTGCTCCCGAACCCTGGGAACCCCCCAAAAGTGGGCGCAGTGGCTTTGGGAGCCTAGAAAGCGTGGGGGTTTTAAATCCCCGGAGAGCCTCGGGGctggtttgggtgggaaggaCGCGGGAcgctgctcctccagctggcGCGATGCCGAGTGTCCCCGGGCCCATGCGGGGAGAGGGGACGGGAGCGCAGGCAGGAgcgggcagcgcaggcagcaccAGGCACGCAGGCAGCCTCTTACCTGAGTATCCAAAGGAAATACTGGAGATGGGGCTGAGATAGATGCCCTTGCCATAGGCTGCTCCATGCAGCTTGCAGGAAAACACCGGGGTGAGCGATGTGGGGTCACCCCGACAGTTTGGGTGGCGGAGGCAGCCCGGCCTCTGCAGGCAGCCGCCTGCACCCTccctgcccgcccgccccgcggccgCTGCCGGGCGCCCAGGAGCATCCTTACCTGCAGTTTGGTGTAGGAAGCGTTGACCAGCCCGTTGCGCAGGATGGAGTGCCAGTTCTCAATGTGGGAGCCGCTGGAAAAATAACAGCCCCACGTCAGCCCCACGTTGCTCGTTTGGGgggctcctgctgcctcccGGCAACTCACTGGAAAGCGAAGGTGCTGCCGTAGAGCTTCTTGGCGGTGCGGAACCGGGCTTCCTTGGCTGGGGGGCTGCTGAGCAGGAGGAACTGGTGGGAGGTGTGCATGAACTTCAGCTGCTACCAGGGGAACgggaagagcaaaggcagcgcCGGGGGGAgagaggacagacagacagacagagatcATGCACGGCAGCCGGGCCcggtcccagcccagccctgcttcGGTCTGTGGCATCTCCTGTCTCTTGTCCTCCATCCCACGGCCCAGGTCAAACATCCTCCATTCTCTACCCCATATCCATGTGTCACAGGCTGCAGAGCCCAAAGGCTGCGTCCTGCATCCCAGATCCTTCCGTTTACCACCCCGTGTCCTCACATCCCTCCCCCTGCATCCTCCATCCTGCATCCCACATCC
This window harbors:
- the CELF6 gene encoding CUGBP Elav-like family member 6 isoform X7, which translates into the protein MQLPQVPAPGPRPPVLWVPAGSKILCIEMNRPIQVKPADSEGRGEDRKLFVGMLGKQQSEDDVRRLFEPFGQIEECTILRGPDGASKGCAFVKYGSHAEAQAAITSLHGSQTMPGASSSLVVKFADTDKERTLRRMHQMAGQLGIFNPMTIQFGAYGAYTQAIMQQQAALMAAAQGTCLNPMAAIAAAQMQQMAAFNVSGLVAAPLTPSSGTSTPPGISTAPVPSIAAPIGVNGFSPLPPQSNGQPASEPIYTNGIHPYPAQSPTVADPLQQAYAGMQHYAAAYPAAYAPISQAFPQQAPIIPQQQREGPEGCNLFIYHLPQEFGDAELTQMFLPFGNVISAKVFVDRATNQSKCFGFVSFDNPTSAQAAIQAMNGFQIGMKRLKVQLKRPKDANRPY
- the CELF6 gene encoding CUGBP Elav-like family member 6 isoform X8, which produces MQLPQVPAPGPRPPVLWVPAGSKILCIEMNRPIQVKPADSEGRGDRKLFVGMLGKQQSEDDVRRLFEPFGQIEECTILRGPDGASKGCAFVKYGSHAEAQAAITSLHGSQTMPGASSSLVVKFADTDKERTLRRMHQMAGQLGIFNPMTIQFGAYGAYTQAIMQQQAALMAAAQGTCLNPMAAIAAAQMQQMAAFNVSGLVAAPLTPSSGTSTPPGISTAPVPSIAAPIGVNGFSPLPPQSNGQPASEPIYTNGIHPYPAQSPTVADPLQQAYAGMQHYAAAYPAAYAPISQAFPQQAPIIPQQQREGPEGCNLFIYHLPQEFGDAELTQMFLPFGNVISAKVFVDRATNQSKCFGFVSFDNPTSAQAAIQAMNGFQIGMKRLKVQLKRPKDANRPY
- the CELF6 gene encoding CUGBP Elav-like family member 6 isoform X9, which encodes MAPWGSGPETSAPARRVLPHTRLTPMNRPIQVKPADSEGRGEDRKLFVGMLGKQQSEDDVRRLFEPFGQIEECTILRGPDGASKGCAFVKYGSHAEAQAAITSLHGSQTMPGASSSLVVKFADTDKERTLRRMHQMAGQLGIFNPMTIQFGAYGAYTQAIMQQQAALMAAAQGTCLNPMAAIAAAQMQQMAAFNVSGLVAAPLTPSSGTSTPPGISTAPVPSIAAPIGVNGFSPLPPQSNGQPASEPIYTNGIHPYPAQSPTVADPLQQAYAGMQHYAAAYPAAYAPISQAFPQQAPIIPQQQREGPEGCNLFIYHLPQEFGDAELTQMFLPFGNVISAKVFVDRATNQSKCFGFVSFDNPTSAQAAIQAMNGFQIGMKRLKVQLKRPKDANRPY
- the CELF6 gene encoding CUGBP Elav-like family member 6 isoform X10; translated protein: MAPWGSGPETSAPARRVLPHTRLTPMNRPIQVKPADSEGRGDRKLFVGMLGKQQSEDDVRRLFEPFGQIEECTILRGPDGASKGCAFVKYGSHAEAQAAITSLHGSQTMPGASSSLVVKFADTDKERTLRRMHQMAGQLGIFNPMTIQFGAYGAYTQAIMQQQAALMAAAQGTCLNPMAAIAAAQMQQMAAFNVSGLVAAPLTPSSGTSTPPGISTAPVPSIAAPIGVNGFSPLPPQSNGQPASEPIYTNGIHPYPAQSPTVADPLQQAYAGMQHYAAAYPAAYAPISQAFPQQAPIIPQQQREGPEGCNLFIYHLPQEFGDAELTQMFLPFGNVISAKVFVDRATNQSKCFGFVSFDNPTSAQAAIQAMNGFQIGMKRLKVQLKRPKDANRPY
- the CELF6 gene encoding CUGBP Elav-like family member 6 isoform X6 translates to MAGGRNWMNRPIQVKPADSEGRGDRKLFVGMLGKQQSEDDVRRLFEPFGQIEECTILRGPDGASKGCAFVKYGSHAEAQAAITSLHGSQTMPGASSSLVVKFADTDKERTLRRMHQMAGQLGIFNPMTIQFGAYGAYTQAIMQQQAALMAAAQGTCLNPMAAIAAAQMQQMAAFNVSGLVAAPLTPSSGTSTPPGISTAPVPSIAAPIGVNGFSPLPPQSNGQPASEPIYTNGIHPYPAQSPTVADPLQQAYAGMQHYAAAYPAAYAPISQAFPQQAPIIPQQQREGPEGCNLFIYHLPQEFGDAELTQMFLPFGNVISAKVFVDRATNQSKCFGFVSFDNPTSAQAAIQAMNGFQIGMKRLKVQLKRPKDANRPY